The uncultured Carboxylicivirga sp. genomic interval AATCATTACAATTAGGTTTGATTGGTGAATATGTGTATTCCGAGCAATTATCAGGAGCTAAGAAAGGATTTACACTTCCGTTTTCGCCACCTGCCTCTGCCATCTTTAATATTAAATACCGACCCGAAACGGTATTGTTTCTTAAAGACAGCTATCTGTCAGTTGATGTTAGGCTAACAAGCGCTCAAAATAACATTGTACCTCCCGAGAAACCCACAGATGGTTCTCAGGTAGTAAATGTTGGATTTGGAGGTACGGCTCGATGGAACAAACAACCCATTAACTTATCGCTACAGGTTCAAAATATTTTAAACAGCAAGTATTTTAACCATACCAGTTATTACAGGCTCATAAATGTGCCTGAACCGGGACGAAATTTTGTATTGAATATTTCTGTTCCGTTTTAGTATTAATAATCAAATATTTATAATAATTAAAATTGAAAAGATGACTCAAAAATTGAAATTAACAGCTTCTGTATTATCATTAGCTTTCTTAACTTTCTTTACTTCGTGCGAAAAGGATGACGAGGGTGTTGCAAAGCCAACAATTTCTGATTTGGAAATAGGAATTGGTAATAGTTTGATTGGCTATATCGGCAGTGATTTACATATTGAAGCCGAAGTTGTTGCTGAAGGATATTTAAATACCATTACAGTTGAGATTCATGCCGAAGATGGCAGCGACAATGAAATTGAAGCAGTATATGATTATTCCGATCAGAATTTAAAGAACACTGAATTTCATAAACATGTTGATATACCTGGTAATTTTCCTGTAGGTGAATATCATTTACATTTAATAGTTACTGATAAAGAAGGTAACTCTACAACCGTTGAAGAAGATATCACTCTTGAGGAACTGGTAGATGAAGAAGCTCCGGTAATAACTATTACATCAGCCCCTACAAGTGGACAGGCGTTTGCTAACGGTGAAACAATTTCTATCTCCGGTACAATTACCGACAATATTTCATTGGCAGGTATGGTTGTGGCTTTGGTTTACGAATCGGACAATATTGCCGATACCGATGTATCGGGCGCTGCTGGTACTAAGGTAATTGTTATGCTACATACTCATGATTTTGGTGATGACCCAGATGAAACCGATTTCACAGCATCTATTGCTGTTGGTGCAGAATACGATAATAATATGACACCTGCAGTTATAAGCGGTGATAATGCATGGAAAAAAGGTAATTACTATTTACTTGTTAAAAGCACAGACGCTAAAAGCAACTGGGCTATTTCAGACCGTTATCCAATAACAATCAATTAATAATTTTACAGGCAGATCTTTAACCGGGTCTGCCTACAAAACCATTTCAAATGAAGTATTCTATTAATGTATTTGTTGCTGTTTTGTTGATAATATCTTTTTATTCATGCAGTGAGGAAAAAGATATTGATACCGAAAAACCAACCATAGATATCGACTTCGACGGTGCTTTCCCCACAAGTTGCGATACACTTTATATCGGCGAAGATTCACAAATAAAACTCCGATTTGCCGATAATGTTGAATTAGGATCATATAGTATAAATATCCATAACAACTTTGACCATCATTCGCATAGCACCGAACTCGAAGAGTGTGAATTAGAAGATATTAAAACTCCAACTAATCCTTGGGAAGTAACCAATACCTATTCAATACCCGAAGGTCAGAAAGAATACGAAACAGACATAACTTTTTCTGTTCCATCATCAAATAATAATGGAACTATTGAAGAAGGAGATTATCACTTTTTTATCAGCCTTACAGACAAAACAGGCTGGTCGACTCAAAAAGGCTTAAGTATTAAACTGCTATATCGCTAACACAGAATAGCTCAATGCATAAATGTGCCGGTTATCAATGATACTACTTTACTCATTGATAACCGGCACATCAAATAATTGATAATTTACTTTCCTGACTTCGGGTTTTGCACTACCAATTTATTTAATCTTTTCTTTAAACAACTTCTTAAACTTATCCATTTTGGGCACTATAACAGCCCTACAGTATGGTTGACTGGCATTATTAGCAAAATAGTCTTGATGATAATCTTCGGCAGCATAAAATTCGGTAAATGGACTTACTTCTGTAACAATGGCTCTATCGAAGATATGCTCTTCATCCAGCGATTTAATTACCAATTCAGTAATTTCTTTCTGCCTTTCGTTGTGATAAAACACTACTGATCGGTATTGAGTTCCCACATCAGCCCCTTGACGGTTTAAAGTTGTTGGATCATGTGTGGCAAAAAACACTTCCAGCAAATCTTCAAAGCCAATAATATTCGGATCAAATGTTATTTGAATTACTTCGGCATGACCGGTTAAACCGGTACAAACATCTTTATACGAAGGATTTTTCACATCGCCTCCACTATATCCCGATTCAACCTTGCTTACTCCTTTTAATTGGTCAAAAACGGCTTCGGTACACCAAAAGCATCCTCCACCAAAAGTTGCTGTTTCCTGAGCTTGTATTGTCATGGTAATGATTAATGTTAATGCTGTTAATATTGTTTTCATAACAAATGCTTTTCAGAAAAACACTTCTTCAAAAGAATAGTTCGATTAGAGAATTTTAAATTGTTGAATCAAAAATTGGATCATTGATATATTGATGTACATTCAATCACTTTTTGTACTTTTGAACTCTTAAGAATTTTGATTTTATGAGTGGATATCCTCCATTGGCTGAAAGAATGCGGCCACAAAACCTTGACGATTACATCGGACAAAAACATTTAGTTGGCGAAGGTGCAGTTTTGCGAAAGATGATTGATCGTAAAGTAATTTCATCCATCATACTTTGGGGACCTCCGGGAGTAGGTAAAACTACTTTAGCTCGAATTATTTCCAAAACATTAGAGCGACCATTCTATGTGCTTTCGGCCATCAATTCGGGTGTTAAAGATGTACGCGAAGCTATTGATAAGGCACGTAAATCGCGTTTTTTCAGCTCGCCCTCTCCTATTTTGTTTATTGATGAAATTCACCGTTTTAGTAAATCGCAACAAGATAGTTTATTGGGAGCCGTTGAAGAAGGCGTTGTTACATTGATTGGTGCAACAACTGAAAATCCTTCTTTTGAAGTTATTTCGCCACTCTTATCTCGCTGTCAGGTATACGTATTAAAGGCATTAGATAAAGAGGATTTATTGGATTTGGTGAATCGTGTTTTAACCAAAGATGTTTTACTAAAGGATAAGAAAGTAACCGTTGAAGAAGATAATGCTTTGCTACGCTACTCGGGTGGTGATGCACGTAAAATGCTGAACATTCTGGAGCTGGTTACCAATGCCGAAATCAGTAAAGATGAAATTGTCATTAACGATGAGCTGGTTACCAATAATCTTCAGCAAAACCCGGCACAATACGATAAAAATGGCGAGATGCATTACGATATCATCTCTGCCTTTATTAAATCGATAAGAGGAAGTGATCCGGATGCTGCTGTTTATTGGTTGGCTCGTATGGTCGAAGGTGGCGAAGATCCTAAATTCATAGCCCGTAGATTAATCATCTCAGCATCAGAAGATATTGGCTTGGCCAATCCAAATGCATTGTTATTAGCCTCTAACTGTTTCGATGCAATTAATAAAGTTGGCTGGCCCGAATCGCGTATTATTCTTTCGCAAACCACCATATATTTGGCAACTAGTGCTAAGAGTAATTCGGCCTATATGGCCATTAACGATGCACAGGCTTTAGTAAAACAAACAGGTAATTTGCCTGTTCCTTTGCATTTGCGCAATGCTCCTACTAAATTGATGAAAGAATTAAATTACGGCAAACAATATAAGTATTCGCACGATTATCCTAATAACTTTGCTGCGCAGGATTTTATGCCTGAGGAGGTAAAAAAACAACGGTTATATAAGCCTCAGAACAATGCCCAGGAAGTTAAAGCTGATGAACGAATGAAGTTTTTGTGGAAAGATTATAAATGAGTTAGTAAGTTTTTAGGCAGGAGGCAGTAGTGAATGAATAAGACTAGAGTATGAAGACATAAGTATCAAGATAAATGACAGATTGATTATTGGTTTCATTAATAACCCTAACCAGCTTTTACACTACTAACTAACGAGTTATATGTAAAATATTATATGGATTATGCAAGTGGCTATTAGCCATAAGCTAACAGCTAATTTAAGTTCGACAAAAAGCTGTAGTTTTATATTGAATTAAAAAGATTAAAACAATACAACAATGGATATAAATAAAATACCTAGAATAAAACATACCGATAGCGGTAATTTCTTTTTATTGGCCGGACCTTGCGCCATCGAAGGCGAAGAAATGGCTTTACGCATTGCCGAAAAAGTAGTAGGCATAACCGATAAGCTGAAGATACCATATATTTTTAAAGGATCGTACAGAAAGGCTAACCGCTCGCGCATTGATTCTTTTAGTGGAATTGGCGATGAAAAAGCATTAAAAATACTCAGAAAAGTAAGTGAGACTTTTGACATCCCTACAGTTACCGATATTCATGCAGCTAATGAAGCAGCAATGGCAGCCGAATATGTGGATGTATTGCAGATACCAGCTTTCTTATGTCGCCAAACCGATTTACTGATTGCTGCGGCTGAAACAGGCAAAGTAGTAAACATTAAAAAAGGTCAGTTTTTAAGTGCTGAATCAATGCAATTTGCAGTAAATAAAGTTAAAGATTCAGGAAATGATCAGGTGGTATTAACCGACCGTGGAAATATGTTTGGTTATCAGGATATGGTGGTTGATTTCCGCGGTATTCCAACCATGCAGCAGTTTGATGTGCCTGTGGTTTTAGATATCACCCACTCGTTACAACAACCTAATCAGAGCAGTGGTGTTACAGGAGGAAAGCCTCAATTAATCGAAACCATTGGTCGTGCAGGTATTGCAGTTGGAGTTGATGGACTATTTATCGAAACACACTTTGATCCGGCTAATGCAAAATCAGACGGTGCTAATATGCTTCACCTCGATTTAATGGAAGGTTTGATGACCAGATTAACAGCCATTAGAAAAACTATTACTGAGTTTTAATAATAGTTTGTACGTTTTTAGGCAGTTGGCAGAAGTTTAATCTTATATTTCACTACCGCAATAGAGAGTCTAAACCGGATCATTTCAAAAACTTGTGGAGAATCTGAAAATTAATGTTAAACTTATTTATTTTCGAATAATTTTAATAACCAGAATCACCCCACTCGAAACAAAGTTTCGAACTTCGGATTGTCAGCGATTGTTGCGAACATGGCGGAATGGTGGCTTCGAGGAACGAGAAGTTGTACCTGAAGCCATAAGTTCGTCAACGTTGCGCAGCAATTAAAACCCAAACTTGAAATAAAGAATAGAATTTCTTTTGGTGAAGCTATGACTGATCCACAAGAATATGAACTGATCCTTTAAACAATGCATTTACAAGAAATTAAAATATAACGAAGGGACTTTCAGAGTCCCTTTTTTCATTTCAAGATATTTCAGTAAAACTCAATAATTAGGAGAGTTTTTGCTTAGATGATTTGCAAAATATCCTAATGATTCCTCCTTATTCTCCTCTGCTTGCAGAAACCACTATTTTATCTTTCCAACATTCTCTCCATACTTATTTCTTTCTTAATCAATAGTTACTCTGACTAAAAACAATTCGTCAAATGCTGCATTGCGTGCTAATTTGAGGTTACAACCTTAAATCAAACGCCATGAAATCTGTAACTTTTATATTCGTAATTATCCTGTCATTGTTTGGCTTTCATTCAGGCATCTATACCGAACCTGATTGGATTAGCAGCGGTGAGGAAAATGGTATTTATCTTTTTGAAAGATGGATTGATATCAATGATCAACTCAAGGTAAGAGAGCGAAAAGGCGAGTTTTATTCCAATTGCTTATTGGCCAATGCAGAGTTCTTTTTAAATGATTACAAAACCAGTAAACAATGGATGAAAGGCATAAGTAAAGCTGAAGTAATAGAAATACAGAACGAAGAAATTATCTACTTTGTTATTTCTCTTCCCTGGCCTTTTAAAAACCGTGATTTCACGGCCCGTTATTCATGCGAAAGAATAAATGATAAAAAAAGCATTATTCGTTTACACAGCCTAAAAACATTTCAGCCACAAAGCAATAAATACGTTCATATTAATGATTACAGAGCATCGTGGTTAATTGAGCAAATATCACCCACCACCTGTAAAATTACCTTTTGCACATTTTCGAGCGAGCCTCCTCTTTTCCCTCAATGGATGCAAGAACCTGTTTTAAGGAAGCTATTCTTTAAAAATCTGGAACGATTACAATGCTGTTTAAACGAAATATAACCTAAAACTTAGCATCATGAAACCAAAATTAGCGATTATAACGGGCGCTTCGAGCGGATTAGGTTTAGCATTTGCTTTTGAATTGGCTAAACAAGGATATAACTTGCTTTTAACAGGGCGGCGAAAAGAAAGACTGCAGAAGATTAAAGAGCGTTTGGTTGATATCTACCATATTGATGTTAAACTCACTATTAGCGATTTTACAGATTCAGCAGATCTTAATCGATTGGTTCAACAAATTAGTCAACTGCCCTCTGTTCATATTCTGATAAATAATGCAGGTATGGGCTGTCGTCGTAATTTTTACGACGATCCGTATCAAAATCAAGAGAAAATGCTGAAAATACACATCACAGCAGCATCCAAACTCAGACACACAGTTGTGCCCATCATGAAAAGACAAAGATGTGGATCTATAATCAATGTGGCATCATTATCAGCTTTTATGCCCGCTTCGTTAAGTTATTTCTACAGTTCGAGCAAAGCCTTTTTAGTTAGCTTATCGGAATGTATGTTTATGGATTTAAAACCCTATAATATTCATGTTCAGGCTTTGTGCCCTGGTTTTGTAAAAACTGAATTTCATCAGCGACAAGGAATTAAAGAACAGATTGGATGGGTAGAACAGCAAATGCTTTGGATGAATAAAGAACGGGTAGTCAAACTAAGTTTAAAACATCTTACTAGTGGTCAACCTATTTGTATTCCAGGCTTTATCAATCAATTACTTTACCGGATATCAAGTATGATTCCCCGGCGACTTTATTATTCAATCTCTGCCTATCGTACAGCTATGCTAAGAAACGACACTTTATTACTTGCAAAATAAGCTATCATGAAAACAACCCAAAAATATAGTGTGATTACGGGTGCAAGCCAAGGCTTAGGACGATCAATTTGTTTTGAGTTAGCTCGTCGAAGACACAATTTATTACTAATTGCCAAGGCCGATGAAAATCTACCTGAGTT includes:
- a CDS encoding DUF4625 domain-containing protein: MTQKLKLTASVLSLAFLTFFTSCEKDDEGVAKPTISDLEIGIGNSLIGYIGSDLHIEAEVVAEGYLNTITVEIHAEDGSDNEIEAVYDYSDQNLKNTEFHKHVDIPGNFPVGEYHLHLIVTDKEGNSTTVEEDITLEELVDEEAPVITITSAPTSGQAFANGETISISGTITDNISLAGMVVALVYESDNIADTDVSGAAGTKVIVMLHTHDFGDDPDETDFTASIAVGAEYDNNMTPAVISGDNAWKKGNYYLLVKSTDAKSNWAISDRYPITIN
- a CDS encoding DUF4625 domain-containing protein — protein: MKYSINVFVAVLLIISFYSCSEEKDIDTEKPTIDIDFDGAFPTSCDTLYIGEDSQIKLRFADNVELGSYSINIHNNFDHHSHSTELEECELEDIKTPTNPWEVTNTYSIPEGQKEYETDITFSVPSSNNNGTIEEGDYHFFISLTDKTGWSTQKGLSIKLLYR
- a CDS encoding replication-associated recombination protein A; the protein is MSGYPPLAERMRPQNLDDYIGQKHLVGEGAVLRKMIDRKVISSIILWGPPGVGKTTLARIISKTLERPFYVLSAINSGVKDVREAIDKARKSRFFSSPSPILFIDEIHRFSKSQQDSLLGAVEEGVVTLIGATTENPSFEVISPLLSRCQVYVLKALDKEDLLDLVNRVLTKDVLLKDKKVTVEEDNALLRYSGGDARKMLNILELVTNAEISKDEIVINDELVTNNLQQNPAQYDKNGEMHYDIISAFIKSIRGSDPDAAVYWLARMVEGGEDPKFIARRLIISASEDIGLANPNALLLASNCFDAINKVGWPESRIILSQTTIYLATSAKSNSAYMAINDAQALVKQTGNLPVPLHLRNAPTKLMKELNYGKQYKYSHDYPNNFAAQDFMPEEVKKQRLYKPQNNAQEVKADERMKFLWKDYK
- the kdsA gene encoding 3-deoxy-8-phosphooctulonate synthase, translated to MDINKIPRIKHTDSGNFFLLAGPCAIEGEEMALRIAEKVVGITDKLKIPYIFKGSYRKANRSRIDSFSGIGDEKALKILRKVSETFDIPTVTDIHAANEAAMAAEYVDVLQIPAFLCRQTDLLIAAAETGKVVNIKKGQFLSAESMQFAVNKVKDSGNDQVVLTDRGNMFGYQDMVVDFRGIPTMQQFDVPVVLDITHSLQQPNQSSGVTGGKPQLIETIGRAGIAVGVDGLFIETHFDPANAKSDGANMLHLDLMEGLMTRLTAIRKTITEF
- a CDS encoding SDR family NAD(P)-dependent oxidoreductase, which produces MKPKLAIITGASSGLGLAFAFELAKQGYNLLLTGRRKERLQKIKERLVDIYHIDVKLTISDFTDSADLNRLVQQISQLPSVHILINNAGMGCRRNFYDDPYQNQEKMLKIHITAASKLRHTVVPIMKRQRCGSIINVASLSAFMPASLSYFYSSSKAFLVSLSECMFMDLKPYNIHVQALCPGFVKTEFHQRQGIKEQIGWVEQQMLWMNKERVVKLSLKHLTSGQPICIPGFINQLLYRISSMIPRRLYYSISAYRTAMLRNDTLLLAK
- a CDS encoding START domain-containing protein, coding for MKSVTFIFVIILSLFGFHSGIYTEPDWISSGEENGIYLFERWIDINDQLKVRERKGEFYSNCLLANAEFFLNDYKTSKQWMKGISKAEVIEIQNEEIIYFVISLPWPFKNRDFTARYSCERINDKKSIIRLHSLKTFQPQSNKYVHINDYRASWLIEQISPTTCKITFCTFSSEPPLFPQWMQEPVLRKLFFKNLERLQCCLNEI
- the msrA gene encoding peptide-methionine (S)-S-oxide reductase MsrA, with translation MKTILTALTLIITMTIQAQETATFGGGCFWCTEAVFDQLKGVSKVESGYSGGDVKNPSYKDVCTGLTGHAEVIQITFDPNIIGFEDLLEVFFATHDPTTLNRQGADVGTQYRSVVFYHNERQKEITELVIKSLDEEHIFDRAIVTEVSPFTEFYAAEDYHQDYFANNASQPYCRAVIVPKMDKFKKLFKEKIK